Proteins encoded in a region of the Armatimonadota bacterium genome:
- a CDS encoding cellulase family glycosylhydrolase translates to MPRYGFNFQWMFSKGHLQSPQPVDERALDFLSKYGFNFARIPTDYRFWTKEFDYFHPDESVFEYLDGYLAACRIRGIHMSLNIHRAPGYCINGWDLERHNLWADKEAEDAFVFLWATFAKRYLGISSDFLSFDLVNEPPSIGQRGFTRDDHQRVIRRTVAAIRAIDPQREVVIDGLAGGHLAMPELADLGVIHSGRGYQPMTVSHYMAEWWDGSVGLPEPTYPGCEWDGVTWNRDALRAFYEPWREVEAKGVKVHMGEFGCYDRTPGDVANRWFEDLFAVWREFGWGFAMWGFEGSFGIIGHHRPGAVFEEISGYQVDRRLFELMLGARR, encoded by the coding sequence ATGCCGCGCTATGGCTTCAACTTTCAGTGGATGTTTTCGAAGGGGCATTTGCAGTCCCCGCAACCCGTCGACGAAAGAGCGCTCGACTTCCTGAGCAAATACGGTTTCAATTTCGCTAGGATACCGACCGACTACCGCTTCTGGACCAAGGAATTCGACTACTTCCACCCCGACGAGTCGGTCTTTGAATATTTAGATGGGTACCTAGCGGCTTGTCGAATCCGAGGCATCCACATGAGCCTCAATATCCATCGCGCGCCAGGTTACTGCATCAACGGATGGGACCTGGAACGCCACAACCTTTGGGCGGACAAAGAGGCCGAGGACGCCTTCGTGTTTCTCTGGGCGACATTCGCCAAGCGATACCTAGGGATATCTAGCGACTTTCTGAGTTTCGACCTCGTGAACGAGCCACCGTCGATCGGCCAGAGAGGCTTCACGCGCGACGATCATCAGCGGGTGATCCGGCGAACGGTGGCCGCCATCCGCGCGATCGATCCCCAGCGGGAGGTCGTCATCGACGGTCTGGCCGGAGGGCACCTGGCCATGCCGGAACTGGCCGACTTGGGTGTCATTCACAGCGGCCGGGGGTATCAACCGATGACCGTCAGCCACTACATGGCCGAGTGGTGGGACGGCAGTGTGGGCTTGCCCGAGCCGACCTATCCAGGGTGCGAATGGGACGGCGTGACCTGGAATCGGGACGCCCTCAGAGCGTTCTATGAGCCTTGGCGGGAGGTCGAGGCCAAGGGCGTCAAGGTACACATGGGCGAGTTCGGCTGTTACGACCGAACGCCCGGCGACGTCGCGAACCGGTGGTTCGAGGACCTCTTCGCGGTTTGGCGCGAGTTCGGCTGGGGGTTCGCGATGTGGGGATTTGAGGGGTCTTTTGGCATCATCGGCCACCATCGGCCCGGCGCCGTCTTCGAGGAGATCAGCGGCTACCAGGTGGATCGGCGGCTGTTTGAGTTGATGCTTGGCGCGAGGCGATAG
- the lipA gene encoding lipoyl synthase, with protein MVQRLPEWLTIRMPRPDTIEEVRDMMRVKKLHTVCESARCPNLPECWSKKTATFMILGNTCTRSCGFCAINVGRGEDVDPFEPANVGKVARDLGLKHVVVTSVARDDLKDEGAEQFARTIRALHHSIPNAIVEVLTPDFKAKEELIRVVTDARPEIYNHNVETVSRLQKIVRPQARYERSLKVLETAKRLDSRIYTKSGIMLGLGETHDEVVQTLRDLRSSGVDAVTIGQYLRPTMKHLPVHTFVTPEQFKEYEAIGQELGFAFVASAPFVRSSYNAIEFSKKVMAERLALVGAGA; from the coding sequence ATGGTCCAGCGTCTGCCCGAGTGGCTGACCATTCGCATGCCCCGCCCGGACACGATCGAAGAGGTCAGGGACATGATGCGCGTGAAGAAGCTCCACACGGTGTGTGAGAGCGCCCGCTGCCCCAATCTCCCCGAGTGCTGGTCCAAGAAGACCGCCACGTTCATGATCCTGGGCAACACCTGCACGCGCTCCTGCGGCTTTTGCGCGATCAACGTTGGCCGGGGCGAGGACGTGGACCCGTTCGAGCCGGCGAACGTGGGCAAGGTCGCCAGGGATCTCGGCCTCAAGCACGTGGTCGTCACGAGTGTGGCCCGCGACGACCTGAAGGATGAGGGCGCTGAGCAGTTCGCGCGGACCATCCGGGCCCTGCATCACTCGATCCCCAATGCGATCGTCGAAGTGCTCACACCCGATTTCAAGGCCAAGGAAGAGCTGATCCGGGTCGTCACCGACGCGCGCCCTGAAATCTACAACCACAACGTCGAAACGGTGTCGCGCCTGCAGAAGATCGTCCGCCCCCAGGCTCGCTACGAGCGCTCGCTGAAGGTGCTGGAAACGGCCAAGCGGCTCGATTCGAGGATCTACACCAAGTCGGGGATCATGCTCGGCCTCGGTGAAACCCACGATGAGGTGGTTCAGACGCTCCGCGACCTCCGGTCTTCGGGCGTGGATGCGGTCACCATTGGCCAATATCTGCGGCCCACGATGAAGCATCTGCCGGTGCACACCTTTGTGACCCCGGAGCAATTCAAGGAGTACGAAGCCATCGGCCAGGAGCTCGGCTTTGCCTTTGTCGCCAGCGCCCCCTTCGTTCGAAGCTCCTACAACGCCATCGAATTCAGCAAGAAGGTGATGGCCGAGCGCCTGGCGCTCGTGGGTGCTGGAGCTTAA
- a CDS encoding translocation/assembly module TamB domain-containing protein, producing the protein MFWTPLALLAALSTSYLRACLDYVSAPGVPLEMELATRGGGIVLTAESYALDAMSGVLTARNIEIREPQGKLLARASNLLVSYPWQEAQPVVSVRVKDTRLAVERDAAGKLKFEEYLPEKSDEAGTIPYSVRIESGLLDIEDHKGGPVWKKAASVPTLLIEGVGDHLIVSGRLAGVSESGSLSFTVRSSPEKGFSGEFDLKDFEAAEIVRRIQQSDPEVWPQALVGANARKLTLSGKLVLDKRTAGAARLAGRVEVLAEGLVWKEWKVDGAEFSGSVTESLAQGDWAAHSGRLTALASGSLAWSPEPVFEAELSAICPSPQDLPPAWRRKLPKGLNWRNSAIEGRLVFGPSAWPEFLGKVSGESASWNDEKLGSPRAELAVAKDGVRVANASANWRGNPIVGNFDLASADGSLHGFMESSTIKLESIRSLLGVEGLSGVAHVAAELGGFAKAPTALFRAKANAKLKSRQGRSFSLTDLLAHGAWRAGALRVEQATGLFEGGRVSASGSIALKNLAANMSLDLRSADLNRIFPDVYGDAWANLRITGPLGNPQAVGKVEVFGLNVQDQEIPFASANIGLNRRAFEAQDIWAAQSAARLQGSARWDLTTDALSGQVTAEGIELASLLGEGFAGLVGATSLVLGGTFSEPEAEYSVAAQDLVGFGVRVDRAEAKGRVTSDKIEFKDLILSVAKGSLHASGDYSFSDGAGSVTAEATAIELLKALPSLPGRTVVDGLVSGTAKARFTNGKVAALDSKGTVEDLKVNPTLLGSGSWSASLADGLWTGQADIGQIERYLQLSNLQLTSNQELSGQLVAYGMPLKDLFGAVRPYLAAGEAGQKPPWIELSPEALRQLDSLSGSIDAAVSLSGKAEELSVGLDSLEMRDLKAGDVEAGAISAVASRSKGVWDIGKFQWRNGPTSLDIKGTLDEQGDVSLEGNLNNLETEWVSKLIPGASVLQGEVGNLTFLVSGPTQDPVVEASGAATFFKPKSALVAAVDVGAVKTVDAPAESGVKSDKDTSLSLNIYNIRVTSTGAKATGSYNYLGFKGDVRGSVPLRQGFAIAELDPLSVVVDIPERELTDLKVFLPSMDVARTKGKVGGRLAVGGTWSRPELDGFVIAHNSSLALLGIQTSLKEADFTATIGNEGVGFGVKAQSSLAGALEGQLRLAIEDLASDIQRFLQFASGRAELPDSAISGGLKFDRFEFEEDRGQQGGRIKGGLSGEILLGGVLPQPTLFTNKPLVLAGVDARAPAEFQQAAMSKVGLINPQFAISLDVGSAEEPAKVAASNGQFEVQGQSRLQGSLDAPTLTANLQVQRGSLKLPAGRIALESGGMARFLYTATQSGSSEACLDIDLKGQTSITALSPSGIVERYAVNLNLAGNLLQEGDLRVTAQSDPPGLSQDHILSLLGQGGVLESLNVKGSSSDMQRRLRSALTGIAFPMLIDPFTEQISRELGLDYLNLEYNAYEGAVLTAGKTFGKGLAVQYRRQVSERPGEPLRYDFRFTYRPFKRGRLLSGIYFSVGADQIRPWKITLEYGTRY; encoded by the coding sequence GTGTTCTGGACGCCTTTGGCGTTGCTCGCCGCGCTGTCCACGAGCTACCTCCGGGCCTGCCTCGACTACGTCTCGGCCCCCGGCGTCCCTTTGGAAATGGAGCTCGCGACCCGCGGCGGCGGGATCGTCCTCACGGCGGAGAGCTATGCCCTCGACGCGATGTCAGGGGTGCTAACGGCCCGAAACATAGAGATTCGAGAACCACAGGGCAAACTGCTCGCCCGGGCCTCGAATCTCCTGGTTTCTTATCCCTGGCAAGAAGCCCAACCGGTGGTCAGCGTTCGCGTTAAGGACACGCGGCTTGCGGTCGAAAGGGATGCCGCCGGCAAGTTGAAGTTCGAAGAGTATCTCCCTGAGAAGTCCGATGAGGCCGGGACGATCCCGTATTCGGTCCGCATCGAATCGGGCCTGCTGGACATCGAGGACCACAAGGGCGGACCCGTCTGGAAAAAGGCTGCATCCGTCCCCACCTTGCTCATCGAGGGCGTGGGCGACCACTTGATCGTGTCGGGGAGACTTGCCGGAGTTTCCGAGAGCGGTTCGCTTTCCTTCACCGTTCGGTCCAGCCCGGAAAAGGGATTCAGCGGCGAGTTCGACCTCAAGGACTTCGAAGCTGCGGAGATCGTCCGACGGATACAGCAATCCGACCCGGAAGTCTGGCCCCAAGCCCTCGTTGGCGCCAACGCCAGAAAGCTCACCCTCTCCGGCAAGTTGGTTTTGGATAAACGAACGGCTGGTGCGGCGCGTCTGGCAGGTCGGGTCGAGGTCCTCGCCGAGGGGCTGGTCTGGAAGGAGTGGAAAGTCGACGGCGCAGAGTTCTCAGGGTCGGTCACCGAATCCCTCGCCCAAGGCGACTGGGCGGCCCATTCAGGACGGCTCACGGCCTTGGCCTCCGGCAGCTTGGCGTGGAGTCCAGAGCCGGTGTTTGAGGCGGAGCTGTCGGCCATCTGTCCTTCCCCTCAAGATCTTCCTCCAGCCTGGCGTAGGAAGCTTCCAAAGGGCCTCAACTGGAGAAACTCGGCGATCGAGGGCCGATTGGTGTTTGGGCCATCGGCGTGGCCCGAGTTTCTCGGTAAGGTCTCCGGCGAAAGCGCCAGTTGGAACGACGAGAAGCTCGGATCGCCAAGGGCCGAGCTGGCCGTCGCCAAGGATGGAGTCAGGGTGGCCAACGCCAGCGCCAACTGGCGCGGCAACCCGATCGTCGGGAATTTCGACCTGGCTTCGGCGGATGGCTCACTGCATGGTTTTATGGAATCCTCCACGATCAAACTCGAGTCGATCCGCTCGCTGCTTGGCGTCGAGGGTCTTTCGGGCGTCGCGCATGTGGCCGCCGAATTGGGGGGCTTTGCCAAAGCGCCGACGGCCCTGTTCCGCGCGAAAGCCAACGCGAAGCTCAAGTCCAGGCAGGGCCGCAGCTTCTCCCTTACCGATCTTCTGGCGCATGGCGCCTGGCGAGCGGGAGCTCTACGCGTCGAGCAGGCCACCGGTCTTTTCGAGGGCGGAAGAGTCTCGGCTTCCGGCTCCATCGCCCTCAAAAACCTGGCGGCCAACATGTCGCTGGACCTTAGGTCGGCGGACCTGAACCGGATCTTCCCCGACGTCTACGGCGACGCCTGGGCGAACCTGCGCATCACGGGGCCGCTCGGCAACCCGCAAGCCGTCGGAAAGGTGGAGGTGTTCGGCCTGAATGTCCAGGACCAGGAGATTCCCTTTGCATCTGCGAACATCGGTCTGAACCGGAGGGCGTTCGAGGCTCAGGACATCTGGGCAGCCCAATCTGCCGCCCGGCTCCAAGGAAGCGCCCGTTGGGACCTCACTACCGACGCCCTTTCCGGCCAAGTCACCGCGGAGGGCATCGAGCTTGCCTCTCTTCTTGGGGAGGGATTTGCCGGACTGGTGGGCGCCACCAGCCTTGTCTTGGGCGGGACTTTCAGCGAGCCCGAGGCTGAATATTCAGTCGCTGCTCAAGACCTGGTGGGCTTCGGAGTCCGCGTGGACCGAGCTGAAGCCAAGGGCCGAGTGACCTCCGATAAGATTGAGTTCAAGGACCTAATCCTAAGCGTAGCGAAGGGCTCGCTGCATGCTTCGGGCGATTACAGCTTTTCCGACGGCGCCGGCAGCGTGACGGCCGAGGCAACGGCCATCGAGCTCCTGAAGGCGCTGCCTTCGCTGCCGGGGAGAACGGTCGTGGACGGGCTGGTCTCCGGGACGGCAAAGGCGCGGTTCACGAACGGCAAGGTTGCAGCGCTGGACTCAAAAGGGACCGTGGAAGACCTCAAAGTGAACCCGACGCTGTTGGGTTCCGGATCGTGGAGCGCCTCCCTCGCTGACGGCCTGTGGACGGGCCAGGCCGACATAGGCCAAATCGAGCGCTATCTGCAGCTTTCCAATCTGCAGTTGACCTCCAACCAAGAGCTTTCGGGCCAATTGGTGGCCTATGGCATGCCGCTCAAAGATCTGTTTGGAGCGGTCCGGCCCTACCTCGCGGCCGGGGAGGCGGGGCAAAAGCCCCCCTGGATCGAGCTGTCGCCGGAGGCCCTGCGGCAGCTCGACAGCCTGAGCGGCAGCATCGATGCGGCCGTCTCCTTGTCGGGTAAGGCAGAGGAATTGTCCGTTGGATTGGACTCCCTTGAAATGCGGGACCTGAAGGCCGGAGACGTCGAAGCAGGCGCGATATCGGCCGTAGCGTCGCGCAGCAAGGGCGTATGGGATATCGGCAAGTTCCAGTGGCGGAATGGGCCGACAAGCCTCGACATCAAGGGGACGCTCGACGAGCAGGGGGACGTTAGCCTTGAGGGCAACCTGAACAACCTGGAGACGGAATGGGTTTCCAAGCTCATCCCTGGGGCGTCGGTGCTTCAGGGCGAGGTGGGAAACCTGACCTTCCTGGTTTCCGGACCGACGCAGGACCCCGTCGTCGAGGCCTCGGGAGCCGCGACGTTCTTTAAGCCAAAGTCGGCGTTGGTGGCGGCCGTCGACGTCGGCGCGGTGAAGACGGTCGACGCGCCGGCCGAATCGGGCGTCAAGAGCGATAAAGACACGTCACTCAGCTTGAATATATACAATATCAGGGTTACGAGCACCGGCGCCAAAGCGACTGGAAGCTACAACTACCTGGGCTTCAAGGGCGACGTCAGGGGGAGTGTTCCGTTGCGGCAGGGGTTCGCGATCGCCGAACTCGATCCGCTTTCTGTCGTAGTGGACATCCCGGAACGTGAGCTCACCGACCTCAAGGTCTTTCTACCCTCGATGGACGTTGCGCGCACGAAAGGGAAGGTTGGCGGGAGGCTTGCGGTTGGCGGGACCTGGTCGCGCCCCGAGCTCGATGGCTTTGTCATAGCCCACAACTCAAGTCTGGCGCTGCTGGGTATCCAGACATCGCTGAAAGAGGCCGACTTCACCGCTACGATTGGCAACGAAGGTGTGGGGTTTGGCGTGAAGGCGCAGAGCTCTCTGGCCGGCGCGCTTGAGGGCCAGCTCAGGCTCGCCATCGAAGACCTCGCCTCGGACATTCAGCGCTTTCTCCAGTTCGCAAGCGGACGCGCCGAGCTTCCGGATAGCGCTATTTCCGGTGGGCTGAAGTTCGACCGATTTGAGTTTGAAGAGGATCGAGGGCAGCAAGGTGGACGGATCAAAGGCGGTCTTTCTGGCGAGATTCTGCTGGGAGGCGTCCTGCCCCAGCCCACGCTCTTCACCAACAAGCCGTTGGTTCTGGCGGGTGTGGACGCGCGCGCGCCGGCGGAGTTTCAGCAGGCCGCCATGTCCAAGGTCGGCCTGATCAATCCACAGTTCGCGATCAGTCTCGACGTCGGATCGGCTGAAGAGCCGGCCAAGGTCGCGGCCTCCAACGGGCAATTCGAAGTGCAGGGCCAGTCTCGTCTGCAGGGTTCGCTGGACGCGCCCACCCTCACCGCGAACCTACAGGTGCAGCGGGGATCCCTGAAGCTCCCGGCGGGCCGAATCGCGCTGGAATCGGGCGGCATGGCGAGGTTCCTTTATACGGCAACGCAGTCCGGCTCGAGCGAAGCCTGCCTCGACATCGACTTGAAGGGCCAGACGAGCATCACGGCGCTCTCACCCAGCGGAATCGTGGAGCGCTACGCCGTCAACCTCAATCTCGCCGGGAACCTCCTTCAGGAAGGGGACCTCAGGGTCACCGCGCAGTCCGACCCGCCGGGCCTAAGCCAGGACCACATCCTCTCGCTGCTCGGACAGGGAGGCGTGCTCGAATCCCTGAACGTGAAGGGCTCATCGAGCGACATGCAGCGGCGATTGCGCTCGGCACTGACTGGCATTGCGTTCCCCATGCTCATCGATCCGTTCACCGAGCAGATTTCTCGCGAGCTTGGCCTCGACTACCTGAACCTTGAATACAACGCCTACGAGGGGGCCGTGCTGACCGCAGGCAAGACCTTTGGCAAGGGGCTGGCTGTCCAGTACCGACGGCAGGTTTCGGAGCGGCCGGGAGAGCCGCTGCGCTACGATTTTAGGTTCACTTATCGCCCCTTCAAGCGCGGAAGGCTCCTGAGCGGCATCTATTTCAGCGTCGGCGCAGACCAGATCCGCCCCTGGAAGATCACTTTGGAATACGGCACTCGGTACTGA
- a CDS encoding BamA/TamA family outer membrane protein encodes MMGKRMFKGVAALLLWMALFSVAVGQSAGTIKSVDVKGLANIGRTVIDATMRTRVGQPYLKTLIDDDKKAIMDLGYFQAVDVRAQETEAQSWAVTVEVVEFPKIKEVRIVGNTVIPTKAILDVLKSAPSVPIAPDNVFCLRSQKPSSDAIEKLYSEKGFFARVSEFGPLTDAPEVVSLTILELTVNSIKVQGATRTRQSVLDKIIKTRSGQPFNADRWRKDNVALLNTRWFDKVEPVARETDDVSRVDLIIDVTEARTGLFNIGFQMDPRSSFAGMVRFSDTNFRGSGQNYGLDFIQGTQGGGASIDLNYGNPYVDDKGTGINYNLYSRNVYRFSNTFGGSNQSPTDARYFERHTGGSVALTRQLKEDSKFLSTGLRYEQIKTTNLDTTNTTGFIQQDGDLASISAAYVVNRRDLDIDPSRGDWLRMQIEPGWSRITKVGGDTNDPSLIGNHFFVRGDVEYRKYWSPQPPREKLDDPRRVFAFRAHVGTVGGTVPFFEQFFAGGANTIRGYPEDRFWGKNMAILNLEYRHPIQKSFNMIAFVDYGGAWGGFGTVNNYTQSKRAEFKLGYGLGFSFRTPLGPIRLDFGFNQDGGSRTHFMIGTSF; translated from the coding sequence ATGATGGGAAAACGGATGTTCAAGGGTGTTGCAGCCCTCTTGCTTTGGATGGCGCTCTTTTCCGTGGCAGTAGGCCAAAGCGCCGGCACGATCAAATCGGTCGACGTCAAAGGTCTGGCGAACATCGGCAGAACCGTCATCGACGCCACAATGCGCACACGGGTTGGCCAGCCTTACCTGAAGACGCTGATCGACGACGACAAGAAGGCGATCATGGACCTGGGTTACTTCCAGGCCGTGGACGTTCGCGCCCAGGAGACCGAGGCCCAGTCCTGGGCAGTCACCGTCGAGGTCGTCGAATTCCCCAAGATCAAAGAGGTTCGCATCGTCGGCAACACGGTCATCCCGACGAAGGCGATCCTCGACGTGCTCAAGAGCGCGCCCAGCGTCCCGATTGCCCCCGACAACGTGTTCTGCCTGCGGTCGCAAAAGCCGTCTTCCGACGCGATCGAGAAGCTCTACAGCGAAAAAGGGTTTTTCGCGCGGGTCAGCGAATTCGGCCCGCTGACCGACGCCCCAGAAGTTGTGAGCCTGACGATTCTTGAGCTCACGGTCAACTCCATCAAGGTCCAGGGCGCGACGCGAACTCGGCAGTCGGTCCTCGACAAGATCATCAAGACCCGCTCCGGGCAGCCGTTCAACGCCGACCGCTGGCGAAAGGACAACGTCGCCCTGCTCAATACGCGCTGGTTCGACAAGGTCGAGCCGGTTGCTCGGGAAACCGACGACGTCTCGCGAGTGGACTTGATCATCGACGTGACCGAGGCCAGAACGGGCCTTTTCAACATCGGTTTCCAAATGGACCCGCGTAGCTCCTTTGCCGGAATGGTCCGGTTCTCCGACACCAATTTTCGCGGCAGCGGCCAGAACTACGGTCTCGATTTCATCCAGGGCACGCAGGGCGGCGGCGCGAGCATCGACCTCAACTACGGCAACCCGTATGTGGACGACAAAGGCACCGGCATCAATTACAACCTCTACAGCCGAAACGTGTATCGCTTCAGCAACACCTTTGGAGGCTCAAACCAGTCACCGACCGACGCGCGCTACTTCGAGCGCCATACCGGTGGATCGGTGGCCCTGACCAGACAGCTCAAGGAGGACTCCAAGTTCCTCTCGACGGGCTTGCGATACGAGCAGATCAAAACCACAAACCTGGACACAACGAACACAACCGGCTTCATCCAGCAGGACGGCGATCTTGCCTCGATTTCGGCCGCGTATGTGGTGAATCGCCGCGATCTCGATATCGACCCTTCGCGAGGCGACTGGCTCCGCATGCAGATCGAGCCGGGCTGGAGCAGGATCACGAAGGTCGGCGGCGATACGAACGATCCCAGCTTGATCGGCAACCACTTCTTCGTTCGCGGCGACGTCGAGTACCGGAAGTACTGGTCGCCCCAGCCGCCCCGCGAGAAGCTGGATGACCCGCGACGCGTATTTGCTTTTCGCGCTCATGTGGGAACCGTCGGCGGAACCGTTCCATTCTTCGAGCAGTTCTTCGCCGGTGGCGCCAACACGATCCGTGGCTATCCCGAGGACCGCTTCTGGGGCAAGAACATGGCCATCCTGAACCTGGAATACCGCCATCCGATCCAGAAGTCGTTCAACATGATCGCCTTCGTCGACTATGGCGGCGCTTGGGGCGGCTTCGGAACGGTCAACAACTACACGCAGTCGAAGAGGGCCGAATTCAAGCTGGGCTACGGCCTGGGTTTCAGCTTCCGTACTCCTCTCGGGCCGATCCGCCTCGACTTTGGCTTCAATCAGGACGGCGGCAGCCGGACACACTTCATGATCGGCACTTCGTTCTGA
- a CDS encoding OmpH family outer membrane protein has translation MNSKLNTLGWVVAAGLGGILLGGGFQNADLKIGVVDVKAVVEKSDYFVNNQKTLETMKANREGLLDFLFQFKVATPDQMKRLKELATKDTLTAQEKQEMESLKNSIKDTDKDKQAIIQKASPTAEETARLKGFQERGREIDQALVQMRDEFEGDLQRKFADVQNTAIERARTSINEVGKQGGYNILFRTDIAPYGANDVSDAALKSMNAKK, from the coding sequence ATGAATAGCAAGCTAAATACATTGGGTTGGGTTGTTGCCGCAGGATTGGGCGGCATCCTTCTGGGCGGCGGCTTCCAGAACGCCGACCTGAAGATCGGCGTGGTCGACGTGAAGGCCGTTGTCGAGAAGAGCGACTACTTTGTCAACAACCAGAAGACCCTGGAGACGATGAAGGCCAACCGCGAGGGCTTGCTGGACTTCCTGTTTCAGTTCAAGGTCGCCACTCCCGACCAGATGAAGCGCCTAAAGGAACTGGCTACAAAGGACACATTGACCGCACAAGAGAAGCAGGAAATGGAGAGCCTCAAGAACTCAATCAAGGATACGGACAAAGACAAGCAGGCGATCATACAAAAAGCAAGCCCCACTGCCGAAGAGACCGCGCGGCTGAAGGGCTTTCAGGAGCGCGGCCGCGAGATCGACCAGGCTCTCGTCCAGATGCGCGACGAGTTCGAGGGTGATCTCCAGAGGAAATTCGCCGACGTCCAGAACACCGCCATCGAGCGCGCGAGGACGTCGATCAACGAAGTGGGCAAGCAGGGCGGCTATAACATCCTGTTCCGGACCGACATCGCGCCCTATGGGGCAAACGACGTGTCAGACGCCGCGCTCAAGTCCATGAACGCCAAGAAGTAG
- the lpxD gene encoding UDP-3-O-(3-hydroxymyristoyl)glucosamine N-acyltransferase: protein METHPPPWTLGEIAEWLGGGLEGPADHRVERLVPAGDDDPSGLAFCESPKYLEKIEGSNVGAVLLGRDMESSKPRVRVESPRLAFYTLLVASQRSLTLPPGAHPTAVIDASAKVDPTAQIGPFCVIGPDTEIGAGAKLHAFCYVGDRCHIGEGCELFPGVVLYRDVSLGSGTMVHGGAILGADGFGYEWDGKQRVKIPQVGAVEIGSNAEIGANTTVDRATVGETFIGDGTKIDNLVQVAHNVRIGEHGVIAGLTGIAGSTKLGNRIVVGGGVGFRDHVNVTDDVALGGRSAVAADIAEPGEYFGVPAMPKREAVKSMLLIPRLPDLYNRIKQLETRIAELEKDCSE from the coding sequence ATGGAGACGCACCCACCTCCCTGGACGTTAGGCGAGATCGCCGAGTGGCTCGGAGGTGGTCTGGAGGGGCCAGCGGACCACCGTGTCGAGCGTCTCGTGCCGGCGGGAGACGACGACCCGAGCGGCTTGGCGTTCTGCGAGAGCCCCAAGTACCTTGAGAAGATCGAAGGTTCGAACGTCGGCGCAGTGCTGCTGGGGCGCGACATGGAGAGCTCGAAACCACGGGTTCGCGTCGAGTCGCCGCGTCTGGCGTTCTACACCTTGCTGGTGGCCTCTCAGCGCTCCCTCACCTTGCCGCCCGGCGCCCACCCAACCGCCGTCATCGACGCGAGCGCCAAGGTGGACCCAACCGCCCAGATCGGACCCTTCTGCGTCATTGGCCCGGATACCGAGATCGGGGCTGGGGCCAAGCTCCACGCCTTCTGCTATGTCGGGGATCGGTGCCACATTGGCGAGGGGTGTGAGCTCTTCCCCGGGGTCGTGCTCTATCGCGACGTGTCGCTTGGCAGCGGCACGATGGTCCACGGCGGAGCGATCCTTGGAGCCGACGGTTTTGGATACGAATGGGACGGTAAGCAGCGGGTGAAGATCCCGCAGGTCGGAGCAGTCGAAATCGGTTCGAACGCGGAGATCGGCGCCAATACGACGGTGGATCGCGCGACCGTCGGAGAGACCTTCATAGGAGACGGCACCAAGATCGACAACCTGGTTCAGGTGGCTCACAACGTGCGCATCGGCGAGCATGGAGTGATCGCCGGCCTAACGGGAATCGCAGGCAGCACAAAGCTAGGCAACCGAATCGTTGTTGGCGGCGGAGTGGGCTTCAGGGACCATGTGAACGTCACCGACGACGTCGCCCTTGGCGGGCGCTCGGCGGTGGCAGCAGACATCGCAGAACCTGGAGAGTACTTTGGGGTGCCGGCAATGCCCAAGCGCGAAGCGGTCAAGAGCATGCTGCTAATACCTAGGCTCCCTGATCTCTACAATCGCATTAAGCAGCTCGAAACCCGCATTGCGGAGCTTGAAAAGGACTGTTCCGAGTAG
- a CDS encoding UDP-3-O-acyl-N-acetylglucosamine deacetylase, whose translation MIFPRQTVRDTLSFRGLGLHSGVPTEVQIHPGSDGIRFRLRDEVVPASATAVVRTERCTQLGPISTVEHVMAALAGMEVSDAEIELTAPELPALDGSALPYVQAISRSGVEVVGQLEVTGLFARLFVKDGDAKVAVSAGEGHWHYRLVCPGRWPELQEFAGVLNPEFFSEGVAPARTWGFEEEVEQVLARGLAKGLDWNSALVLGKEGYKNQARFPDEPVRHKLLDLCGDLALSGVPLRALNVAGTRSGHKLNVRASKLLAEMVTVERVSV comes from the coding sequence ATGATCTTCCCTCGCCAGACCGTTCGCGATACCCTGTCCTTCAGGGGTCTTGGTCTACATTCCGGAGTGCCCACCGAGGTCCAAATCCACCCGGGAAGCGACGGCATTCGGTTTCGCCTTAGGGACGAGGTCGTGCCGGCTTCCGCGACTGCTGTCGTAAGGACGGAGCGATGCACCCAGCTCGGGCCGATCTCGACGGTCGAGCACGTCATGGCGGCGCTCGCCGGCATGGAAGTCTCGGACGCCGAAATCGAACTGACGGCGCCCGAACTTCCCGCGCTCGATGGCAGCGCGCTGCCCTATGTGCAGGCGATCTCCAGGTCAGGCGTCGAGGTCGTCGGGCAGTTGGAAGTGACTGGCCTGTTCGCCCGGCTCTTTGTCAAGGACGGCGACGCCAAGGTGGCGGTGAGCGCGGGCGAAGGACACTGGCATTATCGGTTGGTGTGCCCGGGCAGGTGGCCGGAGCTTCAAGAATTTGCTGGAGTCTTGAATCCGGAGTTCTTTTCCGAAGGGGTTGCGCCTGCGCGGACTTGGGGGTTTGAAGAGGAAGTCGAACAGGTGCTGGCGCGCGGGCTCGCCAAGGGCCTCGACTGGAACTCGGCGCTGGTCCTAGGGAAAGAGGGCTACAAGAACCAAGCCAGATTCCCGGATGAACCCGTCCGCCACAAGTTGCTCGACCTTTGCGGCGACCTCGCCCTCTCGGGTGTGCCGCTTCGCGCGCTCAATGTGGCGGGCACTCGCAGCGGGCACAAGCTGAACGTGCGAGCCTCCAAACTCCTCGCGGAAATGGTGACGGTCGAGCGAGTTAGCGTCTAG